AGCGCTGCTAGAGGCTGTATCCATTCGGCGCTGCCCGTGCCCTTAGTCATGTAGCACAGATTGGCTCGCATCGCATTCGTGCAACGGATCGCTGGCTTTGTGAAGGGTGGCTGCATGAACGCTGCATGGCTTGAGGGCTGCTCTTCATTCACCCTAAGCGACAGACACGATTGGCCAGCTGCATATTTTCCTTTaatcttctcttgttctctcTTCTTACCATGTTTTTCCCGTCTTCCCCCTGAATCAGCCAAGCAGCCCCTGGCCACCCATGCGGATCGCCACTGGCCTTTGATAACGAAGCGCTGCCAGTTAAATGACTGACGACATGGAGATACGCGCTTGGCACACAGGCCACTCTGCACGAATCGTGGCATCACTTCTTGGGTCCGATCATCACAACGCACAGTCTTGATCGGTTGACGCTTGCCATACAGACTGCAGTTTATAGTGCCTGCTCAACTCAACTCAACTCAACTCAACCAAAGACCAAAGCCCTCAACAACCATCCCCCGGGCGAGTCATTGACTGCTCCCGCTCAGGGGCTCGACTCTCAATGGCCCGGGTTTCAAGACGCTCTGTGGCGTGGCCCGTGGCGCCAGGTGTGGATGCCCGTGGCCCAATCCCCGCGTTTTGAGGTGCCCATTTCGGCAGTTTGTTCCAGGCTCGAGATGTGCTAGAGGCGCTGCTAAGGCCTGTTAGCATCGCCGACTATCGAGATGTGGCTGCTTAGTGCGCAAAGAAACTTTGTCTTGTGATGGGAAAGCGTCGCTTCTACATCAATAGAGTGACATGCATGCGCCATTTTGCGCGTCTTTGTTTCCATGAGACACGTACTCAGCGTCTGTCACTGTGGGAGCAAAAGTACATGCGATTAATCCACCAGTGGCTGTCGCTagcgaagctgctgctctccgCCGGATCTCGGCCCCTCAGCGCCTGGTTGCCTTGTACAGACCCGAGTCATTATTCTGTAGCTGTGCTCATGCTGTCGATAACAACAAAGAAACCGAGacagcatctcatctcaccgACAACTGTATCTCGAGTGCTCCATAGTCTCAGCTGGACCCTACAATGTCTCAGTCGTTTGAGAGTCAATTTGCTGTCTGAGAGCCGCAGTCGGCGTAACTGTCTTTGCAGATTCGAGGCATGCGAGAATCATTATACTACTGTAACGTCTTGAATATGCTGTTGGCAGAGTAGAGGCACATGCAgctttcatttttctttcatcttcttcgcatCTACGAAATATAAACGACATAAAGCGTACAACTGCTACAGGCCAGGTCTAGCGAGTGTAGGTGCGGTCTGAGCATCGAAACTTGGCAGCTACCTATCGCGATATACTGTTCATGGCCACAACTCAAGTACACAGCAAGTACATTGCATTTCGTCATTTGGGCAACCAGTGCCAAGAGCATCTCGACTGCCTCAATTATGAGGCGCCACTTCCTCTCGCCTAATTCGCCTCAACAGACTGTAGGCGTGTTGTTGTTTTCTACTCAGTTTACAATTTctgcttttctcttcttcaccatcgccatcatcgcttCATCACCACATTTTTTGCTCTCGTTATCAACTTAACTGTCCCCAGCATCATCGTTATTCGCCAGCTCTGGCCATTCAGCTCCcgctctctttcatcttccagctttGCGTTTGCTGCACTGGCTTCACTTGCTGCTACTCCCGTCTTCTTGAGCCCTGCCGTTCCCATCCAGCTGCTTCCCGTCTGCGTGTTGAGTATGGATCAACCAGCAGCTCGTCAAAATGTGCCCATTCCCTGGATCCGGTGACCTGCAGGCTCGCATAAACTCTTTCCCAAACAACCTCAAGTTCGTCCATGGCGTCGACAATGCTCGTCTACAAGGGGGACAAACCCCATGGGTCTGGGGCAgagacgatgccgccgccgcctgctgCCTTGGATGCCCCTCGGAGAgcgtcttttgctgctgttacAGCTACTCGCGGACGTGGACTCGCCTGGAGATGGCCGCCAGTGGCCGCGATGCCACCAACATACCCGAGATTCGCAATTGCAATTGCGACTGCGCCGGGTTTGCACTAGGGTTTCCATGTATGTCTTGTCGATACCAGCTTCAACCAAGGACGCAAGCACACTGACAATGTCTGTAGTCTACGCTTTTTGCCTGGGTTCGCTGCAAAAGTCCGTCCGCAGGTACTACGGCATTGACGGTGATGATTGTCAAGACTATTGTGATGCCTGCTGCTCTCCCCGTCGGACCCTTGTGCGAGCTGAAGGAGAAATCATCTTCCGCGAGCAAACCCGAGGTGGCAATCAAGGCGAAAAGGTGGACGACACGCAGTATATCTGCTACGATCCAATGGCCTATCCCATCAAACAAGCGCAGCTTACTCCAGCAGTTCGTCTCCAGGCTGCTTCTCGTCCACAGGCCGCTCCTCGTGTGCAGGCCAGCCCCGGGCAAGTCCAAGGTAATCCGTATCAATACACTTTGCAAGCCAATGCCCAGCCCCTGCCCCCTAGGGCCATTATCCGACGGCCTATGCACACCTTGGAAGACGACTTTGCCACGGCGAGCACAGCCAAACAGCGTGATCATGATCTTGGCGACGACATGGAGAGCGCGGCTCTTACCGTGCCTACTCCTCACGACCTGGGGGCCACATCACCGCGACCAGTGCCTGTGAAGAACGAGA
This portion of the Trichoderma atroviride chromosome 6, complete sequence genome encodes:
- a CDS encoding uncharacterized protein (EggNog:ENOG41), translated to MCPFPGSGDLQARINSFPNNLKFVHGVDNARLQGGQTPWVWGRDDAAAACCLGCPSESVFCCCYSYSRTWTRLEMAASGRDATNIPEIRNCNCDCAGFALGFPFYAFCLGSLQKSVRRYYGIDGDDCQDYCDACCSPRRTLVRAEGEIIFREQTRGGNQGEKVDDTQYICYDPMAYPIKQAQLTPAVRLQAASRPQAAPRVQASPGQVQGNPYQYTLQANAQPLPPRAIIRRPMHTLEDDFATASTAKQRDHDLGDDMESAALTVPTPHDLGATSPRPVPVKNETGPMPSSQWTAPIAR